The following are encoded together in the Peromyscus leucopus breed LL Stock chromosome 1, UCI_PerLeu_2.1, whole genome shotgun sequence genome:
- the LOC114688507 gene encoding leukocyte immunoglobulin-like receptor subfamily A member 2, with amino-acid sequence MTFLFTTLLCLELTVGLRNAVLAGAYSKPRLSAQPSPVLAPGGNVTLQCVSKQQYDRFVLIKEGPQKLSWIMDSQYNQSSGQFEALFSLGVLIPNQLWTFRCYSNYRNKPQVWSEPSEPLELLFSGIYHNKPSLSVLPSPVVTSGGNMTLKCVSQERYDKFILTKEGQKFLSSMNSQYIHHIMQYQAVFSIDHVTPNHTGTFRCYGYYKNTPHLWSVPSDPLEIHISASETQDQTVENLIRMGMAGLILIVLGILMCEAWNSQRWAHNASGAYSEEADAQL; translated from the exons atgaccttCCTCTTCACAACACTGCTCTGTTTGG AACTGACTGTGGGCCTCAGGAATGCAGTGCTGGCAG gaGCCTACAGTAAACCCAGACTGTCAGCACAACCAAGTCCTGTGTTGGCCCCAGGTGGCAATGTCACCCTCCAGTGTGTCTCAAAGCAGCAATATGACAGGTTTGTTTTGATTAAGGAAGGACCACAGAAGCTCTCCTGGATCATGGACTCGCAGTATAACCAATCTTCTGGGCAGTTTGAAGCCCTGTTTTCTCTGGGCGTTTTGATTCCCAACCAGCTTTGGACATTCCGATGCTACAGCAATTACAGGAACAAACCACAGGTGTGGTCAGAACCTAGTGAGCCCCTGGAACTGCTGTTCTCAG GAATCTACCACAACAAACCCAGCCTgtcagtcctgcccagccctgtggtgacCTCAGGAGGGAACATGACTCTCAAGTGTGTCTCCCAGGAGAGATATGACAAGTTCATTCTCACcaaggaaggtcagaagttcctCAGCTCCATGAACTCACAGTATATACACCATATTATGCAGTACCAAGCCGTTTTCTCTATAGATCATGTGACCCCAAACCACACAGGAACATTCAGATGTTATGGTTACTACAAGAATACCCCACATTTGTGGTCTGTACCCAGCGATCCCCTGGAAATACACATCTCAG CCTCAGAGACACAGGATCAAACAGTTGAGAATCTCATTAGAATGGGGATGGCCGGCTTGATCCTCATAGTCCTTGGAATTCTGATGTGTGAGGCTTGGAACAGCCAGAGGTGGGCCCACAATGCATCTGGGGCCTACTCAGAAGAGGCAGATGCACAACTTTGA